The Primulina eburnea isolate SZY01 chromosome 6, ASM2296580v1, whole genome shotgun sequence genome contains a region encoding:
- the LOC140834498 gene encoding uncharacterized protein isoform X1 produces the protein MMCVSLPGFGNQQMMITGGIDASCVAMPSLGTFGRYAFDCIHGCWSDGKGKFNYMTAKTARNAAVKKMNTSVSHLASCTLAVSALSYNSSRANLYKEILEAARDKFTREICLQSKDKDISLAKALLYVAVEDEALLAFNREIDAHSILNERREMTSPSNVQSWNCVESMPIAGKNVNGWLTELDAISREVEAELVSREIGCDLVEVLGAVNKVLFELRGFRRSPVLVDSKCLYLHTVLSSGCASAILLSVIYIEVCRRLNLTIVGSRVGEDFLIWPPTKNPEELFRTTSGHSLFGIVNGKCVEDPRSKASDINSNSLLGLDIATNRDIIGISLANLIRLYWKRASKLNYGLMLTSPLRPFHKSEDKFNNVWGSNVPLLRPQELRLALMASERLLILQPHNWALRRDFGMMLYYNREYEEAVQELSICMAFAPEEEAEILERFVDKLNLMQLEASWKSLGQKGGRLTVP, from the exons ATGATGTGTGTTTCTTTACCTGGGTTTGGTAACCAGCAGATGATGATTACTGGTGGGATTGACGCATCTTGTGTCGCTATGCCTTCTTTGGGAACTTTTGGCAG GTATGCTTTTGATTGTATCCATGGATGTTGGAGTGACGGCAAAGGGAAATTCAACTATATGACTGCTAAAACAGCTAGAAATGCTGCAGTTAAAAAGATGAATACGAGCGTTTCTCATCTGGCTTCTTGTACTCTGGCAGTATCAGCCTTATCGTATAATTCGTCAAGGGCCAATTTATACAAGGAG ATTCTTGAGGCTGCGAGAGATAAATTTACTCGGGAGATATGTTTGCAGTCCAAGGACAAAGATATCTCACTTGCAAAG GCTTTGCTTTATGTGGCTGTTGAAGATGAGGCGTTGTTGGCTTTCAACCGTGAAATTGACGCCCACTCAATCCTTAATGAAAGAAGAGAGATGACATCACCATCTAACGTGCAATCGTGGAACTGTGTGGAATCTATGCCAATAGCTGGAAAGAATGTGAATGGGTGGCTGACCGAGCTAGATGCCATATCAAGGGAAGTCGAAGCCGAACTTGTGTCGAGAGAGATAGGATGCGATTTAGTAGAAGTTTTGGGTGCGGTGAACAAAGTTCTTTTTGAATTGAGAGGTTTCAGAAGGTCACCTGTTCTAGTAGATTCAAAGTGCTTGTACTTGCACACTGTATTAAGCTCTGGATGCGCCAGCG CAATTTTGCTAAGTGTGATTTACATCGAAGTTTGCCGACGACTTAATCTGACCATTGTGGGATCTCGAGTTGGGGAAGATTTTTTGATATGGCCCCCAACTAAGAACCCTGAG GAATTATTCAGAACAACCTCTGGACATAGCTTGTTCGGGATTGTTAACGGAAAGTGTGTTGAGGACCCTCGATCTAAGGCCTCAGACATTAACAGCAACTCACTTTTGGGGCTGGATATCGCAACAAATCGAGACATCATCGGAATTTCTTTGGCCAATTTAATC AGACTCTACTGGAAGCGTGCTTCGAAACTGAATTATGGGTTGATGCTGACTTCTCCACTAAGGCCGTTTCATAAATCTGAAGACAAGTTCAATAATGTCTGGGGTTCAAATGTGCCTTTGTTGCGCCCTCAGGAGCTGAG GCTTGCGCTCATGGCTTCCGAGAGATTGCTTATACTTCAACCGCATAATTGGGCTCTGAGACGTGACTTCGGCATGATGCTGTACTATAACAG AGAATACGAGGAGGCGGTCCAAGAGCTTAGTATCTGCATGGCATTTGCACCGGAGGAAGAGGCAGAAATTTTAGAACGTTTCGTCGATAAACTAAATCTGATGCAGCTTGAAGCGTCTTGGAAGTCGTTGGGACAAAAGGGTGGTCGGCTTACAGTTCCTTGA
- the LOC140834498 gene encoding uncharacterized protein isoform X2 gives MMCVSLPGFGNQQMMITGGIDASCVAMPSLGTFGRYAFDCIHGCWSDGKGKFNYMTAKTARNAAVKKMNTSVSHLASCTLAVSALSYNSSRANLYKEILEAARDKFTREICLQSKDKDISLAKALLYVAVEDEALLAFNREIDAHSILNERREMTSPSNVQSWNCVESMPIAGKNVNGWLTELDAISREVEAELVSREIGCDLVEVLGAVNKVLFELRGFRRSPVLVDSKCLYLHTVLSSGCASAILLSVIYIEVCRRLNLTIVGSRVGEDFLIWPPTKNPEELFRTTSGHSLFGIVNGKCVEDPRSKASDINSNSLLGLDIATNRDIIGISLANLIRLYWKRASKLNYGLMLTSPLRPFHKSEDKFNNVWGSNVPLLRPQELRLRCIYHKIGLRMRIL, from the exons ATGATGTGTGTTTCTTTACCTGGGTTTGGTAACCAGCAGATGATGATTACTGGTGGGATTGACGCATCTTGTGTCGCTATGCCTTCTTTGGGAACTTTTGGCAG GTATGCTTTTGATTGTATCCATGGATGTTGGAGTGACGGCAAAGGGAAATTCAACTATATGACTGCTAAAACAGCTAGAAATGCTGCAGTTAAAAAGATGAATACGAGCGTTTCTCATCTGGCTTCTTGTACTCTGGCAGTATCAGCCTTATCGTATAATTCGTCAAGGGCCAATTTATACAAGGAG ATTCTTGAGGCTGCGAGAGATAAATTTACTCGGGAGATATGTTTGCAGTCCAAGGACAAAGATATCTCACTTGCAAAG GCTTTGCTTTATGTGGCTGTTGAAGATGAGGCGTTGTTGGCTTTCAACCGTGAAATTGACGCCCACTCAATCCTTAATGAAAGAAGAGAGATGACATCACCATCTAACGTGCAATCGTGGAACTGTGTGGAATCTATGCCAATAGCTGGAAAGAATGTGAATGGGTGGCTGACCGAGCTAGATGCCATATCAAGGGAAGTCGAAGCCGAACTTGTGTCGAGAGAGATAGGATGCGATTTAGTAGAAGTTTTGGGTGCGGTGAACAAAGTTCTTTTTGAATTGAGAGGTTTCAGAAGGTCACCTGTTCTAGTAGATTCAAAGTGCTTGTACTTGCACACTGTATTAAGCTCTGGATGCGCCAGCG CAATTTTGCTAAGTGTGATTTACATCGAAGTTTGCCGACGACTTAATCTGACCATTGTGGGATCTCGAGTTGGGGAAGATTTTTTGATATGGCCCCCAACTAAGAACCCTGAG GAATTATTCAGAACAACCTCTGGACATAGCTTGTTCGGGATTGTTAACGGAAAGTGTGTTGAGGACCCTCGATCTAAGGCCTCAGACATTAACAGCAACTCACTTTTGGGGCTGGATATCGCAACAAATCGAGACATCATCGGAATTTCTTTGGCCAATTTAATC AGACTCTACTGGAAGCGTGCTTCGAAACTGAATTATGGGTTGATGCTGACTTCTCCACTAAGGCCGTTTCATAAATCTGAAGACAAGTTCAATAATGTCTGGGGTTCAAATGTGCCTTTGTTGCGCCCTCAGGAGCTGAG GTTGAGATGCATATATCACAAGATTGGCCTGAGAATGAGGATATTGTGA